In Mycobacterium stomatepiae, the following are encoded in one genomic region:
- the inhA gene encoding NADH-dependent enoyl-ACP reductase InhA, with the protein MSGLLEGKRILVTGIITDSSIAFHIAKAAQEAGAQLVLTGFDRLRLIQRIADRLPEKAPLIELDVQNEEHLASLADRVTAEIGADNKLDGVVHSIGFMPQTGMGINPFFDAPYEDVSKGIHISAYSYASLAKAALPIMNSGGSIVGMDFDPTRAMPAYNWMTVAKSALESVNRFVAREAGKAGVRSNLVAAGPIRTLAMSAIVGGALGEEAGAQMQLLEEGWDQRAPIGWNMKDPTPVAKTVCALLSDWLPATTGTIIYADGGASTQLL; encoded by the coding sequence ATGTCAGGACTACTCGAAGGCAAGCGGATCCTGGTCACCGGGATCATCACCGACTCGTCGATCGCCTTTCACATCGCCAAGGCGGCGCAGGAGGCGGGCGCGCAGCTCGTGCTGACCGGGTTCGACCGGTTGCGGCTGATCCAGCGCATCGCCGACCGGTTGCCGGAGAAGGCCCCGCTGATCGAGCTCGATGTGCAGAACGAGGAACACCTCGCCTCCCTCGCCGACCGGGTAACCGCCGAGATCGGTGCGGACAACAAGCTCGACGGGGTGGTGCACTCGATCGGGTTCATGCCGCAGACGGGGATGGGCATCAACCCGTTCTTCGATGCGCCCTACGAGGACGTTTCCAAGGGCATCCACATCTCGGCGTACTCCTACGCGTCGCTGGCCAAAGCCGCGCTGCCGATTATGAATTCCGGCGGCTCCATCGTCGGGATGGATTTCGACCCGACCCGTGCGATGCCGGCCTACAACTGGATGACAGTCGCCAAGAGCGCACTGGAGTCGGTCAACCGCTTCGTCGCCCGTGAGGCCGGTAAGGCCGGTGTGCGCTCGAATCTCGTTGCCGCCGGCCCGATCCGGACGCTCGCGATGAGCGCGATCGTCGGCGGTGCGCTCGGCGAGGAGGCCGGTGCCCAGATGCAGCTGCTCGAAGAGGGCTGGGACCAGCGCGCTCCGATCGGCTGGAACATGAAGGACCCGACGCCCGTCGCCAAGACGGTATGTGCGCTGCTGTCGGACTGGCTGCCGGCGACCACCGGCACCATCATCTACGCCGACGGCGGCGCCAGCACCCAGTTGCTCTAG
- a CDS encoding DUF58 domain-containing protein: protein MTDPNPATKPAVLHPPSFQRGQIDDPKLSAALRTLELTVRRKLDGVLHGDHLGLIPGPGSEPGESREYQPGDDVRRMDWAVTARTTHPHVRQMIADRELETWMVVDMSASLDFGTTVCEKRDLAVAAAAAITFLNSGGGNRLGALISNGATTVRVPARSGRQHEQTLLRTIATMPKAPVGVRGDLAVAIDALRRPERRRGMAVIISDFLGPINWMRPLRAIAARHEVLAIEVLDPRDIELPDVGDVVLQDAETGVTREFTVDAQLRDDFAKAAAAHRAEVARTIRGCDAPVLTLRTDRDWIADIVRFVESRRRGAMAGRQ from the coding sequence GTGACCGATCCAAACCCGGCCACCAAGCCGGCGGTTCTGCATCCGCCGTCGTTTCAGCGCGGGCAGATCGACGACCCGAAATTGTCGGCGGCGCTGCGCACGCTCGAGCTCACCGTCCGGCGCAAGCTCGACGGCGTCTTGCACGGTGACCACCTCGGCCTGATCCCCGGGCCGGGTTCGGAGCCGGGGGAGTCGCGCGAGTATCAGCCCGGCGACGACGTCCGGCGGATGGACTGGGCGGTCACCGCGCGCACCACCCACCCGCACGTCCGGCAGATGATCGCCGACCGCGAGCTGGAAACGTGGATGGTGGTCGACATGTCGGCCAGCCTCGACTTCGGCACCACCGTCTGCGAAAAGCGCGACCTGGCGGTGGCCGCCGCGGCCGCGATCACGTTCCTCAACAGCGGGGGCGGTAACCGGCTCGGCGCGCTGATCAGCAACGGGGCCACGACGGTGCGGGTGCCGGCCCGGTCGGGGCGCCAGCACGAGCAGACGCTGTTGCGCACGATCGCGACCATGCCCAAGGCCCCGGTCGGGGTGCGCGGCGACCTGGCGGTTGCCATCGACGCGCTGCGCCGGCCGGAGCGCCGCCGCGGGATGGCCGTGATCATCAGTGACTTCCTCGGGCCGATCAACTGGATGCGCCCCCTGCGCGCGATCGCGGCCCGCCACGAGGTGCTGGCCATCGAGGTGCTCGACCCGCGCGATATCGAACTGCCCGACGTGGGCGATGTCGTGCTGCAGGACGCCGAAACCGGGGTGACCCGTGAATTCACCGTCGACGCGCAACTGCGCGACGACTTCGCCAAGGCGGCCGCGGCGCATCGTGCCGAGGTGGCCCGAACGATTCGTGGTTGTGACGCACCGGTTTTGACGCTGCGCACCGACCGCGACTGGATCGCCGACATCGTCCGCTTCGTGGAGTCCCGCCGGCGCGGGGCTATGGCGGGGCGCCAGTGA
- a CDS encoding TVP38/TMEM64 family protein → MTGPATSKTTSTLRSLSRALGTGVRQLSRPRAATAVVVITVLVAVALWVPLPGAVQLRDWAQSLGPWFPLAFLVAHILVTVVPVPRTAFTLAAGLLFGPALGVVIAVVASTASAVLALLLVRAAGWRLNRLVRYRAIHRADERLRERGWVSVLSLRLIPVLPFSVVNYAAAASAVGILPYTLATLAGLLPGTAAVVFLGDALAGHPSPLLFLVSLVTSAMGLAGLFLEIRHYRRRHHAPDEAAPEPAIFG, encoded by the coding sequence GTGACGGGCCCCGCCACCTCAAAAACCACCAGCACGCTGCGTAGTCTCTCGCGCGCGCTGGGGACGGGCGTGCGCCAGCTGTCCCGGCCGCGCGCCGCCACCGCAGTGGTCGTAATCACAGTCTTGGTCGCCGTGGCGCTGTGGGTTCCGCTGCCCGGCGCGGTGCAGCTACGCGATTGGGCTCAATCGCTGGGCCCGTGGTTCCCGCTGGCGTTTCTGGTCGCGCACATCCTCGTCACGGTGGTGCCCGTCCCCCGCACGGCGTTCACCCTGGCCGCGGGCCTGCTGTTCGGCCCGGCCCTGGGGGTCGTGATCGCGGTGGTCGCCAGCACCGCGAGCGCGGTGCTGGCGCTGCTGCTGGTCCGCGCCGCGGGATGGCGGTTGAACCGGCTGGTTCGCTATCGCGCGATCCACCGCGCCGACGAGCGGCTGCGCGAGCGGGGCTGGGTGTCGGTGCTGTCGCTGCGGTTGATTCCGGTGCTGCCGTTTTCGGTGGTGAACTATGCGGCCGCCGCGTCCGCCGTCGGCATCCTGCCCTACACGCTGGCCACGCTGGCCGGCCTGCTGCCCGGCACCGCCGCGGTTGTTTTTCTCGGCGACGCGCTGGCCGGTCACCCCAGCCCGTTGCTTTTCCTGGTGTCGTTGGTCACCAGCGCGATGGGGCTCGCGGGGCTGTTCCTCGAAATACGGCACTACCGCCGGCGTCACCACGCGCCGGACGAGGCCGCCCCCGAGCCCGCGATTTTCGGCTAA
- the ripB gene encoding NlpC/P60 family peptidoglycan endopeptidase RipB yields the protein MRQKRFRLINVAWVTTMVSGLMLSVAAPSNADPGAWDPTLPATISAGAPGDPLAVANASLQATAQATQTTMDLGRQFLGGLGINILGDPAPAAAAPTNPGGKIPRVYGRQAIEYVIKRMGSQIGVPYSWGGGSLQGPSKGIDDGANITGFDCSGLMRYGFAGVGVLIPRFSGDQYNAGRHIPPSEARRGDLIFYGPGGGQHVTMYLGNGQMLEASGSAGKVTVSPVRKPGMTPYLTRIIEY from the coding sequence ATGCGGCAGAAGCGTTTTCGCCTGATCAACGTGGCCTGGGTCACCACCATGGTGAGCGGGCTGATGTTGTCTGTCGCCGCCCCGTCCAACGCCGACCCCGGTGCCTGGGATCCGACGCTGCCGGCCACGATCAGTGCCGGCGCTCCGGGCGACCCGCTGGCCGTCGCCAACGCCTCGTTGCAGGCCACCGCGCAGGCCACCCAGACCACGATGGACCTGGGCAGGCAGTTCCTCGGCGGTCTCGGGATCAACATCCTGGGTGATCCCGCACCCGCCGCGGCGGCCCCGACCAACCCGGGGGGCAAGATCCCCCGGGTCTACGGGCGGCAGGCGATCGAGTACGTGATCAAGCGAATGGGCTCCCAGATCGGTGTGCCGTACTCGTGGGGTGGCGGCTCGTTGCAGGGGCCGAGCAAGGGCATCGACGACGGCGCCAACATCACCGGGTTCGACTGCTCGGGTTTGATGCGCTACGGGTTCGCCGGGGTGGGCGTGCTGATCCCGCGGTTCTCGGGCGACCAGTACAACGCCGGGCGCCACATTCCGCCCAGCGAGGCGCGGCGCGGCGACCTGATTTTCTACGGCCCGGGTGGGGGCCAGCACGTCACGATGTATTTGGGCAACGGTCAGATGCTGGAGGCGTCCGGAAGCGCGGGCAAGGTAACCGTGAGCCCCGTGCGCAAGCCCGGCATGACGCCGTACCTGACTAGGATCATCGAGTACTGA
- a CDS encoding DoxX family protein produces the protein MSVLTSPKTYTALGAFHAVDAVLCGIQVAPIKKVLDDVGLPENVRPVLPVVKAAAAVGLLSVTRFPALARLTTAMLTLYFVLAVGAHVRVRDKVVNGLPAALFLALVAAMTLKGPDQS, from the coding sequence ATGAGTGTTTTGACTTCCCCGAAGACCTATACGGCGCTGGGCGCGTTCCACGCCGTCGACGCGGTGTTGTGCGGGATCCAGGTGGCGCCCATCAAGAAAGTTCTCGATGACGTCGGGCTTCCGGAGAACGTCCGCCCGGTGCTGCCGGTGGTGAAGGCGGCCGCCGCGGTCGGCCTGCTCTCGGTCACCCGTTTCCCGGCCCTCGCGCGGCTGACGACGGCGATGTTGACGCTGTACTTCGTCCTGGCGGTGGGGGCGCACGTGCGGGTGCGCGACAAGGTCGTCAACGGCCTTCCGGCCGCGCTGTTCTTGGCCCTGGTCGCCGCGATGACGCTGAAGGGGCCGGACCAGAGCTAG
- the moxR1 gene encoding chaperone MoxR1 — translation MTAAGGPPPGASGYPAGQPGPGAHAAPSGGTDGLAAEVHTLERAIFEVKRIIVGQDQLVERMLVGLLSKGHVLLEGVPGVAKTLAVETFAKVVGGTFARIQFTPDLVPTDIIGTRIYRQGKEEFDTELGPVHVNFLLADEINRAPAKVQSALLEVMAERQVSIGGKRFPLPNPFLVMATQNPIEHEGVYQLPEAQRDRFLFKINVGYPSPEEEREIIYRMGVKPPQPKQILDTGDLVRLQDVAANNFVHHALVDYVVRIVTATRHPEQLGMNDVKTWISFGASPRASLGIIAASRSLALVRGRDYVIPQDVVEVIPDVLRHRLVLTYDALADEISPEIVINRILQTVSLPQVNAVPQQGHSVPPVMQAAGAASNR, via the coding sequence ATGACAGCAGCAGGTGGGCCGCCCCCGGGCGCCAGTGGTTACCCGGCCGGACAGCCTGGTCCCGGAGCCCATGCGGCGCCGTCAGGTGGGACCGACGGATTGGCTGCCGAAGTACACACCCTGGAACGGGCCATCTTCGAGGTCAAGCGGATCATCGTGGGCCAGGACCAGCTTGTCGAGCGCATGCTGGTCGGGCTGTTGTCCAAGGGTCACGTGCTGCTCGAAGGTGTGCCCGGCGTCGCCAAGACGCTGGCCGTCGAAACGTTCGCGAAGGTCGTCGGCGGCACATTCGCCCGTATCCAGTTCACGCCCGACCTGGTGCCCACCGACATCATCGGTACCCGGATCTACCGGCAGGGTAAGGAAGAGTTCGACACCGAGCTCGGCCCGGTCCACGTCAACTTCCTGCTCGCCGACGAGATCAACCGTGCGCCCGCCAAGGTTCAGTCGGCGCTGCTGGAGGTCATGGCCGAGCGTCAGGTGTCGATCGGCGGTAAGCGATTCCCGCTGCCCAACCCGTTCCTGGTGATGGCGACGCAGAACCCGATCGAGCACGAGGGTGTGTACCAGCTGCCCGAGGCCCAGCGCGACCGCTTTCTGTTCAAGATCAACGTCGGCTACCCCTCACCCGAGGAAGAACGCGAGATCATCTACCGGATGGGCGTCAAGCCGCCGCAACCCAAGCAGATCCTGGACACCGGCGACCTGGTGCGGCTGCAGGACGTCGCGGCCAACAACTTCGTGCACCACGCGCTGGTCGACTATGTGGTGCGCATCGTCACCGCCACCCGCCATCCCGAACAGCTCGGCATGAACGACGTCAAGACCTGGATCTCGTTCGGCGCATCCCCGCGTGCCTCGCTGGGCATCATCGCGGCGTCCCGTTCACTGGCGCTGGTGCGCGGTCGCGATTACGTGATCCCGCAAGACGTCGTCGAGGTCATTCCCGACGTGCTGCGCCACCGTTTGGTGCTGACCTACGACGCGCTCGCCGACGAGATCTCGCCCGAGATCGTGATCAACCGTATCCTGCAGACGGTTTCCCTCCCGCAAGTGAATGCCGTTCCGCAACAAGGTCATTCGGTACCGCCGGTGATGCAGGCTGCGGGCGCGGCTAGCAATCGGTGA
- the fabG1 gene encoding 3-oxoacyl-ACP reductase FabG1, which translates to MTEVATETATAGGKPPFVSRSVLVTGGNRGIGLAIAQRLAADGHKVAVTHRGSGAPEGLFGVVCDVTDNDAVDRAFKEVEEHQGPVEVLVSNAGISKDAFLIRMTEERFSEVINANLTGAFRVTQRAARSMQKKRFGRIIYIGSVSGSWGIGNQSNYAAAKAGLIGMARSISRELSKAGVTANVVAPGYIDTEMTRSLDERIQEGALEFIPAKRVGTAEEVAGVVSFLASEDASYIAGAVIPVDGGMGMGH; encoded by the coding sequence GTGACTGAAGTAGCCACCGAGACCGCCACCGCCGGCGGCAAACCCCCATTCGTATCCCGCTCAGTCCTGGTGACGGGCGGAAACCGGGGGATCGGTCTGGCGATCGCGCAGCGGCTGGCCGCCGACGGCCACAAGGTCGCCGTCACCCACCGCGGGTCCGGGGCGCCCGAGGGACTGTTCGGCGTCGTGTGTGACGTCACCGACAACGACGCCGTCGATCGCGCCTTCAAAGAGGTCGAGGAGCACCAGGGTCCGGTCGAGGTGCTGGTATCCAACGCCGGTATCTCCAAGGATGCGTTCCTCATCCGGATGACCGAGGAGCGGTTCTCCGAGGTGATCAACGCCAACCTCACCGGGGCGTTCCGGGTGACCCAGCGCGCGGCGCGCAGCATGCAGAAAAAGCGGTTCGGCCGGATCATCTACATCGGCTCGGTCTCCGGCAGCTGGGGCATCGGCAACCAATCCAATTACGCCGCCGCCAAGGCCGGTCTGATCGGCATGGCCCGCTCGATCTCCCGCGAGCTCTCCAAGGCCGGTGTGACCGCGAATGTGGTAGCCCCGGGCTACATCGACACCGAGATGACCCGCTCACTCGACGAGCGGATCCAAGAGGGCGCCCTCGAGTTCATCCCGGCGAAGCGAGTCGGCACCGCCGAGGAGGTTGCCGGGGTGGTCAGCTTCCTGGCTTCCGAAGATGCGAGTTACATCGCCGGTGCGGTCATACCGGTTGACGGCGGCATGGGCATGGGCCACTGA
- the ripA gene encoding NlpC/P60 family peptidoglycan endopeptidase RipA, whose translation MRLTRRGSAARPFARLVRPVIPTILSVAVLVTTAGLAQADPNADNLGALIANVAKANQRLDDLSAEIQGEQEAVNKALVDVETARDNVTAAQHDLEVSQQSVKDANAAIAAAQRRFDTFAAATYMNGPSGSYLAARSPEDIIATESASRTLAASSQTVMDNLQRARTEQVNKESAARLAKQKAEKAAADAKSSQDAAVDALTNSKHKFEAQREQIARLAAERDAAQAKLQQAQLASAHWSTGAGDPGVPTAGDRWDPGAPAAAPPSGGRHWDGWDPTLPMVPSANVPGDPVAVINQVLGISATSTQVTAQMGKGFLQSIGILKPDDTGITNATPGGVGGRIPRVYGRQASEYVIRRGMSQIGVPYSWGGGNAAGPSKGIDSGAGITGFDCSGLVLYSFAGVGIKLPHYSGSQYSLGRKIPSSQMRRGDVIFYGPGGSQHVTIYLGQGQMLEAPDIGLKVRVAPVRTSGMTPYVIRYIDY comes from the coding sequence ATGAGACTCACACGCCGGGGCTCCGCTGCGCGACCCTTCGCCAGGCTGGTTCGTCCGGTCATTCCGACGATCCTGAGTGTGGCCGTGCTCGTCACCACTGCGGGTCTGGCGCAGGCGGATCCGAACGCCGACAACCTCGGCGCGCTGATCGCCAACGTCGCCAAGGCCAACCAGCGCTTGGACGACCTGAGCGCCGAGATTCAGGGCGAGCAAGAGGCCGTCAACAAGGCCCTGGTCGACGTGGAGACCGCACGGGACAACGTGACCGCGGCGCAGCACGATCTCGAGGTCAGCCAGCAATCGGTCAAGGATGCCAACGCGGCAATCGCCGCGGCCCAACGGCGTTTCGACACCTTCGCGGCGGCGACCTACATGAATGGTCCGTCGGGCAGCTACCTGGCCGCGCGCAGTCCCGAGGACATCATCGCCACCGAGAGCGCGTCGCGGACCCTGGCGGCCAGTTCCCAGACTGTGATGGACAACTTGCAGCGGGCGCGCACCGAACAGGTGAACAAGGAGTCCGCCGCCCGACTCGCCAAGCAGAAAGCCGAAAAGGCCGCTGCCGACGCGAAATCCAGCCAGGATGCCGCGGTCGACGCGCTGACCAATTCGAAGCACAAGTTCGAGGCGCAGCGCGAGCAGATCGCTCGGCTGGCCGCCGAGCGTGACGCGGCCCAGGCCAAGCTGCAGCAGGCGCAACTCGCGTCCGCGCATTGGTCGACCGGCGCGGGCGACCCCGGTGTGCCGACGGCGGGCGACCGGTGGGATCCGGGAGCGCCGGCCGCAGCGCCGCCATCCGGCGGAAGGCACTGGGACGGTTGGGATCCCACGCTTCCGATGGTGCCGAGCGCCAACGTGCCGGGTGACCCGGTCGCGGTGATCAACCAGGTGCTGGGCATCTCGGCCACCTCCACGCAGGTGACCGCGCAGATGGGCAAGGGCTTCCTGCAGTCGATCGGCATCCTCAAGCCCGACGACACCGGGATCACGAACGCCACACCGGGCGGGGTGGGCGGCCGCATTCCGCGGGTCTACGGGCGGCAGGCCTCCGAATACGTGATCCGCCGCGGCATGTCGCAGATCGGCGTGCCCTACTCCTGGGGCGGCGGCAACGCGGCCGGCCCGAGCAAGGGAATCGACTCCGGCGCCGGCATCACCGGCTTCGACTGCTCGGGCCTGGTCCTGTACTCGTTCGCCGGGGTGGGCATCAAATTGCCGCACTACTCGGGGTCGCAGTACAGCCTGGGGCGCAAGATCCCGTCGTCCCAGATGCGCCGCGGCGACGTGATCTTCTACGGCCCGGGCGGTAGCCAGCACGTGACGATCTATCTCGGTCAGGGCCAGATGCTCGAGGCTCCCGACATCGGCTTGAAGGTGCGCGTTGCGCCCGTGCGCACCAGCGGTATGACGCCGTATGTGATCCGCTACATCGACTATTAA
- a CDS encoding chymotrypsin family serine protease — protein MERVYAQQLASFGLQPSRAGLLMLLLCALASVAVAVVSFLLDRIKLLRVPAGGALTTAAVGYPPAPRARTHASVLTIAAAVAAVVCIAAIWLVPKNVAHVPDLAEPNLTPIALPASAVAGPGTGIYVDYTDGSGGMGCTAGFLVRTSMGESGLLTAGHCNRPQRPSVVMMNLGGTLPYAKLGTFIRTVSEGVHNEQHDIGLIVLNGDNVPQSPAIAATLPITGVASDLSLGQELCKFGMSSGEAECGAIIDITESKVTFSAGGQCGDSGGPVYLIRSDGTATAVGIDIRGSNPANPNAGCLAPARFSVAELVQPWLDKWHLTAVTAQQSGPR, from the coding sequence ATGGAGCGGGTTTACGCGCAGCAGCTTGCGAGTTTCGGCCTGCAGCCGTCGCGCGCCGGTCTCCTGATGCTTTTGCTCTGTGCCCTCGCGTCGGTGGCCGTCGCGGTCGTGTCCTTTCTGCTCGATCGGATCAAGCTGCTTCGCGTCCCGGCCGGCGGCGCCCTCACCACGGCAGCGGTCGGCTACCCGCCGGCACCGCGAGCGCGTACGCACGCCTCGGTACTGACGATCGCCGCGGCGGTAGCCGCCGTCGTGTGCATCGCGGCCATCTGGCTGGTACCCAAGAACGTCGCACACGTGCCGGACCTCGCAGAGCCAAACCTGACGCCTATCGCGTTGCCCGCGTCCGCGGTCGCCGGACCGGGTACGGGCATTTACGTCGATTACACCGATGGTTCCGGTGGAATGGGTTGCACGGCTGGATTTTTGGTGCGCACCAGCATGGGTGAGTCCGGTCTTCTCACCGCCGGACACTGCAATCGGCCGCAGAGACCGAGCGTCGTGATGATGAATCTCGGCGGAACCCTGCCCTACGCGAAGCTGGGCACGTTCATTCGGACCGTCAGCGAGGGCGTTCACAACGAGCAGCACGACATCGGCCTGATCGTGCTCAACGGCGACAATGTCCCGCAGAGCCCGGCCATCGCAGCCACGTTGCCGATCACCGGGGTCGCCAGCGATCTCTCGCTTGGACAGGAGCTCTGCAAGTTCGGCATGAGCAGCGGCGAGGCCGAGTGCGGAGCGATAATCGACATCACCGAGAGCAAGGTCACCTTCTCGGCCGGCGGCCAATGCGGTGATTCCGGCGGCCCGGTCTATCTCATCCGAAGCGACGGCACCGCCACCGCCGTCGGCATCGACATCCGGGGCAGCAACCCCGCCAATCCCAACGCGGGGTGTCTGGCCCCGGCTAGGTTCTCGGTTGCCGAGCTTGTGCAGCCGTGGTTGGACAAGTGGCATCTGACCGCCGTGACCGCACAACAATCCGGACCGCGCTGA
- a CDS encoding VWA domain-containing protein — protein MTLPLLGAMSLSGFAHAWWFLFLLVVVALGVLYVLMQLARQRRMLRLANMELLESVAPKRPAKWRHVPAMLLVASLVLFTIAMAGPTNDVRIPRNRAVVMLVIDVSQSMRATDVEPNRMAAAQEAAKQFADELTPGINLGLIAYAGTATVLVSPTTNREATKIALDKLQFADRTATGEGIFTALQAIATVGAVIGGGDKPPPARVVLFSDGKETMPTNPDNPKGADTAARTAKDQGVPISTISFGTPYGFVEINDQRQPVPVDDETMRKVAQLSGGSFYNAATLQELKAVYASLQQQIGYETIKGDASVGWLRSGSVVLALAALAALLINRRLPT, from the coding sequence GTGACGTTGCCGTTGCTGGGCGCGATGTCGCTGTCCGGGTTCGCCCACGCGTGGTGGTTCCTCTTCCTGCTCGTCGTCGTCGCGTTGGGCGTGCTGTACGTGCTGATGCAGCTGGCCCGGCAGCGGCGGATGCTGCGGCTCGCCAACATGGAGCTGCTGGAAAGCGTTGCGCCCAAACGACCCGCCAAATGGCGGCATGTGCCGGCGATGCTGCTGGTGGCCTCGCTGGTGCTGTTCACCATCGCGATGGCCGGCCCAACCAACGACGTGCGGATTCCCCGCAACCGCGCGGTGGTGATGCTGGTCATCGACGTGTCGCAGTCGATGCGCGCGACTGACGTCGAACCCAACCGGATGGCCGCCGCGCAGGAAGCGGCGAAGCAGTTCGCCGACGAGCTGACGCCGGGGATCAACCTCGGGCTGATCGCCTACGCGGGAACCGCGACGGTGCTGGTGTCGCCGACCACCAATCGTGAGGCGACCAAAATCGCGCTGGACAAACTGCAATTCGCCGACCGCACCGCCACCGGCGAGGGCATCTTCACCGCACTGCAGGCAATCGCCACGGTCGGTGCGGTGATCGGTGGCGGCGACAAACCGCCGCCGGCCCGCGTCGTGCTGTTCTCCGACGGCAAGGAGACGATGCCGACCAACCCGGACAACCCCAAGGGTGCCGATACCGCCGCGCGCACCGCCAAGGACCAGGGCGTGCCGATCTCGACGATCTCGTTCGGTACCCCCTACGGCTTCGTCGAGATCAACGACCAGCGCCAGCCGGTGCCGGTCGACGACGAGACGATGCGCAAGGTCGCGCAGCTCTCGGGTGGAAGCTTCTACAACGCCGCGACCCTGCAGGAGCTCAAGGCGGTCTACGCGTCACTGCAACAGCAGATCGGCTACGAGACGATCAAGGGCGATGCGAGCGTGGGTTGGCTGCGGTCGGGCTCGGTGGTGTTGGCGCTGGCGGCGCTGGCGGCCCTGCTGATCAACCGCCGCCTCCCGACCTGA
- a CDS encoding SPFH domain-containing protein → MEGAVAGLVLLAVLVIFAIIVVAKSVALIPQAEAAVIERLGRYSRTVSGQLTLLIPFIDRVRARIDLRERVVSFPPQPVITEDNLTLNIDTVVYFQVTVPQAAVYEISNYIVGVEQLTTTTLRNVVGGMTLEQTLTSRDQINGQLRGVLDEATGRWGLRVARVELRSIDPPPSIQASMEKQMKADREKRAMILTAEGTREAAIKQAEGAKQAQILAAEGAKQAAILAAEADRQSRMLRAQGERAAAYLQAQGQAKAIEKTFAAIKAGRPTPEMLAYQYLQTLPEMARGDANKVWVVPSDFSAALQGFTKLLGTPGEDGVFRFQPSPVEDVSRHAADADDAEVADWFSTETDPKIAQAVANAEAIARQPIDGRPPELTQ, encoded by the coding sequence GTGGAAGGTGCGGTTGCAGGTTTAGTGTTGCTGGCCGTCCTGGTGATCTTCGCGATCATCGTTGTGGCCAAGTCTGTTGCTTTGATCCCGCAGGCCGAGGCGGCGGTGATCGAGCGGCTAGGTCGGTACAGTCGCACGGTCAGCGGGCAGCTCACGCTGCTGATCCCGTTCATCGATCGCGTCCGCGCCCGGATCGACCTGCGTGAGCGGGTGGTGTCGTTCCCGCCGCAGCCGGTGATCACCGAGGACAACCTGACGCTCAACATCGACACCGTGGTGTATTTCCAGGTCACCGTTCCGCAGGCGGCCGTCTACGAGATCAGCAACTACATCGTTGGCGTCGAGCAGCTCACCACGACCACGCTGCGCAATGTTGTCGGCGGCATGACGCTCGAGCAGACCCTGACCTCCCGCGACCAGATCAACGGCCAGCTGCGGGGTGTGCTCGACGAGGCGACCGGACGCTGGGGCCTGCGGGTCGCGCGGGTCGAGCTACGCAGCATCGATCCGCCGCCGTCGATCCAGGCCTCGATGGAAAAGCAGATGAAGGCCGACCGCGAGAAGCGAGCCATGATCCTGACTGCCGAGGGCACCCGGGAGGCGGCGATCAAACAAGCCGAGGGTGCCAAGCAGGCGCAGATCCTGGCCGCCGAGGGCGCCAAGCAGGCCGCGATCCTGGCAGCCGAGGCGGACCGGCAATCGCGGATGCTGCGTGCACAGGGTGAGCGCGCCGCGGCCTACCTGCAGGCGCAAGGTCAGGCCAAGGCCATCGAGAAGACGTTCGCCGCGATCAAGGCCGGCCGGCCTACCCCGGAGATGCTCGCCTACCAGTACCTGCAGACGCTGCCGGAGATGGCCCGCGGCGACGCGAACAAGGTGTGGGTGGTGCCCAGCGACTTCAGCGCGGCGTTGCAGGGTTTCACCAAGCTGCTGGGCACCCCGGGCGAGGATGGGGTGTTCCGCTTCCAGCCGTCTCCTGTCGAGGACGTGTCCAGGCACGCGGCCGACGCGGACGACGCCGAGGTGGCCGACTGGTTCTCCACCGAGACCGATCCCAAGATCGCCCAGGCGGTCGCGAACGCCGAGGCGATAGCGCGCCAGCCGATCGACGGCCGGCCGCCGGAACTGACCCAATAG
- a CDS encoding NfeD family protein — MAIALSWLIFALALAGAEALTGDMFLLMLGGGALAASGTAWLTDWPILADGAVFLVVSVLLVVLVRPALRQRMTPKSLPTGIKALEGKRAVVLNRVDRDAGQVKLDGQVWTARPFNEGDVYEPGESVTVVHIDGATAVVFKH, encoded by the coding sequence ATGGCGATCGCGCTGAGCTGGCTGATCTTCGCGCTGGCTCTTGCCGGGGCCGAGGCGCTGACGGGCGATATGTTCCTGCTGATGCTGGGCGGCGGCGCGCTGGCCGCCTCGGGCACCGCATGGCTCACGGACTGGCCCATCCTGGCCGACGGGGCGGTGTTCCTGGTTGTTTCGGTGCTGTTGGTCGTGCTGGTCCGGCCCGCTTTGCGGCAGCGAATGACCCCGAAGTCGCTGCCGACGGGCATCAAGGCGCTGGAGGGCAAGCGCGCGGTGGTACTCAATCGGGTCGACCGCGACGCGGGCCAGGTGAAACTGGACGGCCAGGTGTGGACGGCGCGTCCGTTCAACGAAGGCGACGTCTACGAGCCCGGGGAATCGGTCACCGTCGTGCACATCGACGGCGCGACGGCGGTGGTCTTCAAGCACTAG